Proteins found in one Sorghum bicolor cultivar BTx623 chromosome 1, Sorghum_bicolor_NCBIv3, whole genome shotgun sequence genomic segment:
- the LOC110432049 gene encoding uncharacterized protein LOC110432049 — protein MDVYISEEYVAQRRAERRAARVAAAAARCGGEEKARADSEQKRWTADKGKRRPADGGGNAADTNVGGSGAASWLVGEDAVLSYFSA, from the coding sequence ATGGACGTGTACATCTCGGAGGAGTACGTGGCCCAACGGCGCGCCGAGAGGAGGGCCGCGCGGGTTGCCGCGGCGGCTGCACGCTGCGGCGGAGAGGAGAAGGCGCGGGCGGACAGCGAGCAGAAGCGGTGGACGGCGGACAAGGGCAAGCGGCGGCCTGCCGACGGCGGCGGCAATGCCGCCGATACCAATGTCGGCGGTAGTGGCGCCGCCAGCTGGCTGGTAGGAGAGGACGCCGTTCTCAGCTACTTCTCGGCTTAA
- the LOC110431947 gene encoding uncharacterized protein LOC110431947, with translation MASSSSHHDARSAFGHPVSDKLTRNNFVLWKTQFLPAVRGAKALGILEGTTPEPPQELEGDVDGKKKKIPNPEHDSWVEKDQQLLGYLVNSVSKEVLAGITTATTSAQAWKALGVMFAAQSRAQVTNLRMQLATVKKGNLTTVEYFNKIQNIKDELASVGVTINDDEVVAHMLNGLDFDYHPFVSSMMGRSGDLSLSELYSLLMEYDLRLEMYQGAEQHQSSANVASRGCGNRGRSGGRRGGGRSNLGRPGQSNQNFSKQGENQQSNQKQPCQICRKDNHEAKQCYFRYEEDDQYRGRPSPAYGIDTNWYADSGATNHVTGELEKLSVRDRYNGSDQVHTANGIGQGHEEDSVPR, from the exons ATGGCGTCGTCCTCCTCGCATCACGACGCAAGATCAGCCTTCGGACACCCGGTGTCGGACAAACTGACCCGGAACAACTTTGTTCTATGGAAGACCCAGTTCCTCCCGGCTGTTCGTGGTGCCAAGGCGCTAGGCATCTTGGAAGGTACCACACCTGAACCGCCGCAGGAACTGGAAGGTGACGTCGACGGCAAGAAAAAGAAGATTCCCAATCCGGAGCATGACTCATGGGTTGAAAAAGATCAGCAGCTACTTGGCTATCTGGTTAACTCGGTCTCCAAGGAGGTCCTAGCCGGAATTACGACTGCAACGACCTCTGCCCAAGCATGGAAGGCACTAGGGGTTATGTTTGCAGCACAATCACGAGCGCAGGTTACTAATCTGCGCATGCAATTGGCCACCGTCAAGAAGGGAAACCTCACAACGGTGGAATACTTCAACAAAATTCAGAACATCAAAGACGAACTTGCTTCAGTCGGCGTCACCATTAATGATGATGAGGTTGTTGCTCATATGCTTAATGGATTAGATTTTGATTATCATCCGTTTGTGTCCTCTATGATGGGTCGTTCAGGAGATCTCTCGCTCTCTGAACTTTATTCCCTTCTGATGGAATATGACCTTCGGCTGGAGATGTATCAAGGAGCAGAACAACACCAGTCCTCGGCCAATGTGGCATCCCGAGGATGTGGGAACCGTGGGCGCTCTGGAGGTCGTCGGGGTGGCGGCAGATCCAATCTAGGGCGTCCAGGACAGAGCAATCAGAACTTCAGCAAACAAGGCGAAAATCAGCAAAGCAACCAGAAACAGCCGTGTCAAATTTGTAGGAAGGATAATCATGAAGCCAAGCAGTGCTACTTCCGCTACGAAGAAGATGATCAATACCGTGGCAGGCCTTCTCCAGCTTATGGTATTGACACAAATTGGTATGCTGATAGTGGGGCTACAAATCATGTGACTGGCGAATTGGAAAAACTCTCAGTCCGAGATCGGTATAATGGGAGTGATCAAGTCCATACTGCTAACGGTATAG GACAAGGACACGAAGAAGATTCTGTACCGCGGTAG
- the LOC8065194 gene encoding probable ascorbate-specific transmembrane electron transporter 1 — MAVPAPAKVARLLAASAAVLVLLWCVHFRGGLSLGSPANKGLIFNVHPVLMLIGFIILGSEAVMGYKIWPWSHDANKMVHMLLHAVALFLGSVGIYAAFKFHNESGIDNLYSLHSWVGLGTICLYSIQWLLGVATFFFPGASPTVRRRMLPWHIRAGLVVYILALLAAELGFLEKLTFLQAAGLGRYSSEALLVNFTALLILLLGASVVLYVTAPMHNEHTQGYSAVHKP, encoded by the exons ATGGCCGTGCCGGCGCCCGCGAAGGTGGCGCGCTTGCTCGCGGCCTCCGCGGCGGTGCTCGTGCTGCTGTGGTGTGTCCATTTCCGCGGTGGGCTCTCGCTCGGCTCCCCCGCCAACAAGGGCCTCATCTTCAAC GTGCATCCTGTGCTTATGCTAATAGGAttcatcatcctagggagcgaAG CCGTAATGGGCTACAAAATATGGCCATGGAGTCATGATGCAAACAAGATGGTTCACATGCTTCTTCATGCTGTTGCACTCTTCCTGGGTTCTGTTGGGATATATGCTGCCTTCAAGTTCCACAATGAAAGTGGAATTGATAATCTCTACAGCTTGCATTCGTGGGTTGGACTTGGAACTATCTGCCTGTACAGTATACAG TGGCTACTTGGTGTTGCAACCTTCTTCTTCCCTGGTGCTTCACCAACAGTCCGGCGCAGAATGCTCCCATGGCACATTCGTGCTGGGCTTGTTGTCTACATACTGGCGCTGCTTGCTGCAGAGCTGGGGTTCCTGGAGAAGCTCACCTTCCTTCAGGCTGCCGGCCTTGGCAGGTACAGCTCGGAAGCTCTGCTGGTGAACTTCACAGCTCTTCTGATCCTACTGCTTGGCGCTTCTGTTGTTCTGTATGTCACTGCTCCAATGCACAACGAGCATACGCAGGGGTATTCAGCAGTGCACAAGCCCTAA